One Triticum dicoccoides isolate Atlit2015 ecotype Zavitan chromosome 5B, WEW_v2.0, whole genome shotgun sequence genomic window carries:
- the LOC119308836 gene encoding peptidyl-prolyl cis-trans isomerase Pin1-like, with translation MNGEMASVAAGKEMARASYIQIKHEEEWRGPEGRFFSATRAPMSPRVDQILAGRASFADLAAQHSGCSFARRGSNLEPIDLQKMT, from the exons ATGAATGGAGAGATGGCGTCTGTGGCGGCGGGGAAGGAGATGGCGCGGGCGTCCTACATCCAGATCAAGCACGAGGAGGAGTGGCGAGGGCCCGAGGGCCGGTTCTTCTCCGCCACACGCGCGCCGATGTCGCCGCGCGTCGACCAGATCCTCGCCGGGCGCGCCTCCTTCGCCGACCTTGCTGCACAGCACTCCGGCTGCTCCTTCGCCCGTCGCGGCAGCAACCTAG AACCAATTGATTTGCAGAAGATGACATGA